A stretch of the Bordetella genomosp. 8 genome encodes the following:
- a CDS encoding NAD-dependent epimerase/dehydratase family protein: MKTEKIVLPGGAGLVGQNLVARLKARGYTNIVVLDKHRANVEVLRRVQPDIVVEFADIAEPGTWMRHIEDAAVVVMLQAQIGGNDYRDFQRNNVDSTRLVLEAIKAGSAPYLVHISSSVVESVADDFYTRSKREQERLVLDSGIPCPVLRPTLMYGWFDRKHLGWLARFMKKTPVFPIPGDGRFMRQPLYAGDFCDIIISCIEQRKGAGIFNISGQEYIDYIDIIRNIKRVTGARAAIVKIPYGLFHFLLRTWAIFDSNPPFTTQQLEALVAKDEFEIIDWPGIFGVRYTPFAQAIDETFNDPRYSQIELEF; this comes from the coding sequence ATGAAAACGGAGAAAATCGTTCTGCCGGGCGGCGCGGGTCTGGTGGGCCAGAACCTGGTGGCGAGGCTGAAGGCGCGCGGCTACACCAATATCGTCGTATTGGACAAGCACCGGGCCAATGTCGAAGTATTACGGCGCGTGCAGCCCGATATCGTCGTCGAGTTCGCGGACATCGCCGAACCAGGCACATGGATGCGCCACATCGAGGACGCCGCTGTCGTCGTCATGCTGCAAGCACAGATCGGTGGAAACGACTATCGCGACTTCCAGCGCAACAACGTGGATTCCACGCGGTTGGTGCTCGAAGCAATCAAGGCGGGTAGCGCCCCCTACCTGGTGCACATTAGTTCCTCGGTAGTGGAATCGGTGGCCGATGATTTCTATACGCGCAGCAAACGTGAACAGGAACGACTGGTGCTGGATAGCGGCATCCCTTGTCCCGTCCTGCGCCCAACGCTGATGTACGGTTGGTTCGACCGCAAGCACCTGGGCTGGCTGGCTCGTTTCATGAAAAAGACACCCGTGTTCCCGATTCCTGGGGATGGGCGCTTCATGCGACAGCCGCTCTATGCGGGCGATTTCTGCGACATTATTATCAGCTGCATCGAGCAACGGAAAGGCGCCGGGATATTCAATATCTCTGGGCAGGAATACATCGACTATATCGATATCATCCGCAATATCAAGCGGGTGACCGGTGCACGCGCGGCGATTGTCAAGATACCGTATGGACTTTTCCATTTCCTGCTGAGGACCTGGGCAATCTTCGATAGCAATCCGCCGTTCACCACCCAGCAGTTGGAGGCCCTAGTCGCCAAGGACGAGTTCGAGATCATTGATTGGCCTGGTATTTTCGGCGTCCGATATACGCCATTCGCGCAGGCCATTGACGAAACCTTCAACGATCCTCGCTACAGCCAGATCGAATTGGAGTTTTGA
- a CDS encoding SDR family oxidoreductase, translating to MSLNIVIVGATSAIAQAVARRYAREQASFFLVARDRQKLDLVASDLQARGAARVQTYCMDATDYAGIEAMCMAAWQALPPVDVALVAHGTLPDQARTETDWEYALKEFRTNGESAIAFLGALANRFESQGRGVLAIIGSVAGDRGRGSNYLYGAAKAAIDAYASGLRARMFKVGVHVLTIKPGFVATPMTAGLDLPAKLTAQPDKVAADIVRAIARRKDVLYTPGFWRLIMTVIRSLPSFILKRSNL from the coding sequence ATGAGTCTGAATATTGTCATCGTCGGCGCAACCTCCGCGATCGCACAGGCGGTCGCCCGCCGCTACGCGCGCGAGCAGGCCTCTTTCTTCCTTGTCGCGCGCGATCGGCAGAAGCTCGATCTGGTCGCCTCCGACTTGCAAGCGCGCGGCGCGGCGCGGGTTCAGACCTATTGCATGGACGCGACCGACTACGCGGGCATCGAGGCCATGTGCATGGCCGCCTGGCAGGCCCTGCCGCCGGTGGACGTAGCCTTGGTTGCGCACGGCACGCTGCCGGACCAGGCGCGAACCGAAACGGACTGGGAATATGCGTTGAAGGAGTTTCGGACCAATGGTGAAAGCGCGATCGCATTTCTGGGTGCGCTCGCCAATCGCTTCGAGTCGCAGGGGCGAGGCGTACTCGCGATCATCGGGTCTGTAGCGGGCGATCGCGGACGAGGCAGCAATTATCTCTATGGCGCGGCGAAGGCGGCCATCGACGCATATGCGTCCGGGCTGCGCGCCCGCATGTTCAAGGTTGGCGTGCACGTACTGACCATCAAACCAGGCTTCGTAGCGACCCCCATGACCGCGGGACTGGACCTGCCCGCGAAGCTCACCGCGCAACCGGACAAGGTCGCCGCCGACATCGTTCGCGCCATCGCCCGGCGCAAGGATGTGCTTTATACGCCGGGGTTCTGGCGCCTGATCATGACAGTCATCCGGTCGCTGCCGAGCTTCATTCTGAAGCGAAGCAATCTGTGA
- a CDS encoding FAD-binding oxidoreductase, which produces MAARLSWGRYPRRPQAADAPSWPWEIAPLLARHVEGAVGRTLAYGCGRSYGDSCLAESDRVIAMRGLDNFIEADWNTGTVLAQAGVTLAELIDLGLPHGWFPPVTPGTKFVTLGGAVANDVHGKNHHVMGTFGQHVRRIVLERSDRGQVICTPEQNADLFSATIGGLGLTGIIQAVELQLRPVGSGMIAQRSIRFGALDEFFALSREYDAAHEYTVAWIDCLATGRAMGRGHYITGDHAPRGYRLPARPGRLSMPVDPPFSLVNGLTLKGFNSLYYHRQRRRERRSLVGYDPFFYPLDKLLHWNRMYGRSGFQQYQCVVPASGAEPVIGEILREIGRSGMGSFLAVLKQCGPALSPGWMSFPMQGASLALDFPQREPSIGRLFGRLDALVDEAGGRLYPAKDAHMSAAHFKRAYPAWERVEAVRDPVLMSHFWKRVAL; this is translated from the coding sequence ATGGCGGCGCGCTTGTCCTGGGGGCGTTATCCGCGGCGGCCGCAGGCCGCGGATGCGCCTTCCTGGCCCTGGGAAATAGCGCCCCTGCTGGCGCGCCACGTCGAAGGCGCGGTGGGCCGCACTCTGGCGTACGGCTGTGGCCGCAGCTACGGCGATTCCTGCCTGGCCGAGTCCGATCGCGTCATCGCCATGCGCGGCCTGGACAATTTCATCGAAGCCGACTGGAATACCGGCACGGTGTTGGCCCAGGCTGGCGTCACCCTGGCGGAACTGATCGACCTGGGCTTGCCGCACGGTTGGTTCCCGCCAGTCACGCCCGGCACCAAGTTCGTGACATTGGGCGGCGCCGTCGCCAACGACGTCCACGGAAAAAACCATCACGTCATGGGTACGTTCGGCCAGCACGTCCGCCGTATCGTATTGGAGCGCAGCGACCGCGGCCAGGTGATCTGTACCCCTGAGCAAAACGCCGATCTCTTCTCGGCGACGATAGGCGGACTGGGCCTGACCGGGATCATCCAGGCGGTCGAGCTGCAGCTGCGTCCCGTCGGTTCCGGCATGATTGCGCAGCGGTCGATACGGTTCGGCGCGCTGGACGAGTTCTTCGCTCTCAGCCGGGAATACGATGCCGCCCACGAATATACCGTCGCGTGGATCGACTGCCTGGCCACCGGACGCGCCATGGGACGCGGCCATTACATAACCGGGGACCACGCCCCTCGCGGTTACCGGCTTCCGGCGAGGCCTGGACGCCTCTCCATGCCCGTGGACCCGCCTTTTTCGCTGGTGAACGGGCTGACGCTCAAGGGATTCAATTCCTTGTATTACCACCGGCAGCGGCGGCGGGAGCGACGTTCCTTGGTTGGATACGATCCGTTCTTCTATCCGCTCGACAAGCTGTTGCACTGGAACCGCATGTATGGGCGGAGCGGTTTCCAACAGTATCAATGCGTTGTCCCGGCGTCCGGCGCGGAGCCGGTGATCGGCGAGATACTGCGGGAGATCGGCCGTAGCGGCATGGGATCGTTCCTGGCGGTGTTGAAGCAATGCGGTCCGGCGCTATCGCCTGGATGGATGTCTTTTCCCATGCAGGGTGCGTCGCTGGCGCTGGATTTTCCGCAGCGCGAACCGTCGATCGGCCGCCTCTTCGGCCGATTGGACGCCCTGGTGGACGAGGCAGGCGGAAGGCTATATCCCGCCAAGGACGCCCATATGAGCGCGGCACATTTCAAGCGGGCCTATCCCGCCTGGGAAAGGGTGGAAGCGGTGCGCGATCCCGTATTGATGTCCCACTTCTGGAAACGTGTGGCCCTATGA